The window GCTGAACGTGAAAATCCGATTAATCGAAGCAATAATCGTCCGATTAATCGATAATCACAGCATACCGAGCTGACTCCAGTGTTTCTGCTGTCCGTCTGTGTTTCTGTAGCTGGGTGAGCTGGGTAAAGGTGCAGGTAAAGGCGGAGGAGCGGGCGGTTCGGTGAGGGAGGCCGGAGGAGCGTTTGGGAAGAGGGAGGCTGCAGAGGAGGAGCGCTACTTCAGGTGAGCTTCAGTCTCGTCGTATTATCGGCGGTCATGCGATCGTGTCGGTACTAACAATGCTGTGCTTTCACAGGCAGAAGGAGAGGGAGCAGCTGGCGGCTCTGAAGAAACATCATGAAGAAGAAATCGACCACCACAAGAAGGAGATCGAGCGTCTGCAGAAAGAGATCGACAGACACAAGGGCAAGATACGGAAACTCAAACACGACGACTAAAGCTCTGCCGTCCCCGTCAGCATCATATTTCACATCTTGTGCCTGAGagcccgtctctctctctctctgtaaccGCCATCATTTGCATGATTTGATGATTTAGGAATAAACCAATGATGAATAAACAGTTTGAAATGGTTTAAGTCTGTTTCTGGTATGAGAAGTAAAGTGCGTTCTGAGTTTATATGAAGGACAAACCTTTGATTCGTTCACACAGCGTACCGTAGTTTTACAGCGTTTCCAGTCATGcatgtttgaaacaacatggATGTGAATAAATGAGtagattttcatttctgggtaaaATATTCTGATTATAGAATGTTTAACtcaatgtttaaataaaaatgaaaacagaaaatgtttagaaaaaaaaacaatgcttcaaaatatgaataaaaactacaatagtaCCATAATgaattaaagtaaatataacACTTGTCCAATAAAGAAACAATAAGAAGTTGTTTGTaggttcatttatttattctaataaaCCTATGAGTTCAACAATATTcacaaatgtcatttttattagaaagCTGTGACAGGAAACAATATAGAGCAGAGGTTATGAGCAAAAAAGTAAATGATAAACACCTTGGTGAAGCATTTAAAGATCTCAGAACAGTTTGATTCTCATTTATTAGAGTCACGTCGGCATGAACGTGTACTATGTGTATGGCATTTTAtgatgaaaatgtgaaaaaatccAGATATGTCCtcatattttcagtgtttaatttgattatttatgcTATAAGTGTAAAACTGAGAAATATGCAGACTTCCCATTAGCTTAAGATGTtcagttttgtgttttctgccaattttaaatcagtttaattaaaaaaatgaaaaacgatttcattttaaaaagctataCGCAAAATAATctggttttcattttataattaaattgatttatttaaaatgggcAGAAAATG of the Labeo rohita strain BAU-BD-2019 chromosome 19, IGBB_LRoh.1.0, whole genome shotgun sequence genome contains:
- the atp5if1a gene encoding ATPase inhibitor A, mitochondrial; the encoded protein is MARLLLRGSLRGYFTSPLRMGSDQLGELGKGAGKGGGAGGSVREAGGAFGKREAAEEERYFRQKEREQLAALKKHHEEEIDHHKKEIERLQKEIDRHKGKIRKLKHDD